The following coding sequences are from one Venturia canescens isolate UGA chromosome 5, ASM1945775v1, whole genome shotgun sequence window:
- the LOC122411595 gene encoding uncharacterized protein isoform X1, whose amino-acid sequence MEENGKDQFADWSKNKKKQSINAPVTKSKNVIHTLMHRDFGIGTTSKASTRDLEPVAETNLVLKDHKELKCSLPGVPRATFLMVFSPDGTKVASTHGNHFIYVTDLTTGKNIKTLSGHPRTPWCIAFHPWSNDILASGCLGGQVRVWDLSGGSEVWNAESETVIASLAFHPSERLLVIATYNDIHFWDWSEPEPFAVATTSNEKEKVRYVAFDKSGKKLITGIGNMPKRPQSQWDRGPRESHAFSLIPPENSMHLHRLRANRAFLRARAQEHRRNITNRRRVGQNVNEEENDANNRNSDSYCLFEDISPQMSLRILRWYYNEFRHNAMYDRFEEVTRRILLRNVDNERPASTVQSAIPQNESVTIQVRRNTHSASYESERGSEVRRGEESRNNVPTSPIEMESSNEEDTPPTPSQSNTVSSRIEAQTSANVEGSLKDPMEFHPWSTRANTVDAVRFRHRCNEPPPSRPPPVAVHGPPIPLPPPFPSPSSSSLSQPTASISSTSAMPSTTSTSNEASTSSHEGELSKRKRYLKGLHNALRTINSEVGQARIDKSNQRSRENSNTLETATPNTTTLFNLGARLKSDSGAQSRMEQQRDSPIHRNVETQGTPSTTPTPETTSTSSSNDSTSANRPSLGSTNANENTAEKTGPSWGQSSRHPLFDEPWCNRILPAVETSSSSDEAESPSEQQIHSQPESSVSQRLPSTSGFTVSYRSAFQPSQPRPFDPWARGSTDAVNRNFQGSYPSVDSLFPNPNNVNKRWLDFAKVTSEELSQRAGSSSQNAENSATSPAASAQVPGNEETTTNGGVIDDEDDEEVDEQNSGNVGTSSSSPRADGPFEEVEVALEELAETLEPGSDVHRSIRSLSRRLDMLRESILDNIENENNNASGRSTSNRVNPIIMRHNNHNSNNNNNGNNNSNSHNNSNSNNTNNVGDEESGEQSGYWLLEENSNSDSIEEIANAEPGTSTGTNSRNWTSRWIPLVSDVPSGQSRNDNPARNTDRERGENRQENLSERDSLPDLNRLSPVIVNSTRYEQPPLFPFSSLRENQLKKREEENRRRTATAENGEESRSPGARATTSSSSSGMPSTSREKNQRNDGREDCRLSQPSSSRASTSSHTGIHRASHVNSSAGKSFIKCACRMCIRAQVRLLRRIGISINRMASGQSYEPEETGARETGRSNMRSEDTGFRGWTPRRPGPFCGSGIARTEIFRLCHIRMMWSNLFTQICALIVACDVNEENNPGTSAASAELNSETGTQMPSSNTTTQNIDNANGGVSGTTSNTKTRGMRPDVHDEIRILRNIFERYRSLEENQPSTSTAATSSNSANDVPSTSAGTSSHLEQLLSGDIEKLLSGFSPGVARWFRRYWNWHLLYKSLNSERSNVPTLNIDQPSTSSTSTSSNNQECAQKPVTNYKKVLLANYKRENSQIDGESPMGATNSENSSERDNASDIPTKRMKMETNENARKEAQTEESLNNKNWKYSIKLQLQKCEHILTSIHHTYSNTAERPSTSRETNVQLPFMAHLISKLSRTQEDNVPATSSPGPSTSETLTNDGVNSSSPEDVAGSSKVPTLSRPEEDAAGCSHQDTSTRHPATSSCQRSWAENLHTKNPLRHRAETKRRAQSDTNEASTSQSTVTNSNNRSGLITSCYFATMISTLKTLIAQNRTFPTESTDDGYPWARYLKDGWRDSMQRRNATAEVYRIIRRLTEFFEKEKSRSNFNSNIVEQFHQSFILLKLAEELMELLVSQWTREIEQESCQPTSRARTENESESRGFSPRRSSSSITSTSGGRNPPSVFSSLRYQSWEDISNRERANSRRGTVNDPPPRIRLPPDFLESLRDSSESPHRRPVRSPERGPAINNPTTHSREESRSSFAGFLDSVLGSSSGWRERLNLRQGINSNPPPRRRSQPSFLESFLYPGSPRRRLVRSPELVPPITDVLTHNRERIGFNVPIVQVNNVPVNWNSASNFMFRSVRERHEEASAPASHNNHVVNQRWRRLTDPIRRHIIPPETRRQRFLEGGHWMPMAFRGLLHPPDAHGYGAYRLATGAGGGGGGGGGGGGGGGGQDPGNDSDEMELRNHIPTNMPYNGADIQSYRVQVWDFSDAEIPDLTNTGGNVVVRECRIHNDASIDISSDGKLLVTLLPPKDVGESTSLGVYSLQWESLGEKLYSVKVDKTVVSLSLSPTREHLLVGLASRRVHTPARSLPMAFIYKLVQPMMEEKLLIRPEFTSFADLCKQLTLRRLRMDILTTQITERRVNNEEAEEEEEEEDEEEQQENYENQYGEQERTDNSSWRTRNPRLESDPDDDKGSMILLRALVQNNRETARNVSLNCIRWAPQPGQGMVYATSNGQLNILH is encoded by the exons ATGGAG GAAAATGGGAAAGACCAATTTGCAGACtggtcaaaaaataaaaagaaacagaGTATCAACGCCCCAGTCACtaaatcaaaaaatgttattcaCACCTTGATGCACAGGGACTTTGGTATTGGTACTACAAGCAAAGCCAGTACCAGAGATTTGGAACCAGTCGCTGAAACTAATCTTGTACTCAAAGATCACAAAGAATTG AAATGCAGCTTGCCTGGGGTACCCAGAGCCACATTTCTGATGGTTTTCAGTCCCGATGG TACAAAAGTTGCCTCAACCCATGggaatcattttatttacgTGACGGATTTGACAACGGGTAAAAACATCAAAACTCTTTCGGGACATCCTCGAACACCTTGGTGCATTGCTTTTCATCCATGGTCCAACGACATCCTTGCTTCTGGTTGTTTGGGTGGACAAGTCCGAGTTTGGGATCTCAGT GGTGGAAGTGAAGTATGGAATGCTGAGAGTGAGACTGTCATAGCTTCACTCGCGTTTCATCCATCCGAACGTTTGCTCGTCATTGCAACTTACAATGATATACATTTTTGGGACTGGAGTGAACCAGAGCCGTTTGCCGTTGCAACAACGAGTAACGAGAAGGAAAAAGTGAG ATACGTGGCTTTTGACAAATCGGGGAAGAAGTTGATAACAGGGATTGGAAATATGCCGAAACGTCCGCAATCGCAGTGGGATCGTGGGCCTCGCGAGTCGCATGCATTTTCATTAATACC GCCTGAAAACAGCATGCATTTGCACCGTTTGCGGGCAAATCGTGCATTCCTCAGAGCACGTGCCCAAGAACATCGGAGAAATATAACGAATCGTCGACGTGTTGGGCAGAACGTCAACGAGGAAGAGAATGACGCGAATAATCGCAATAGCGATTCTTATTGTCTTTTCGAAGACATTTCGCCACAAATGAGCTTACGCATCCTACGCTGGTATTACAATGAGTTTCGCCACAATGCAATGTATGATAGATTTGAAGAAGTTACTCGACGTATCCTCTTGAg AAACGTCGATAACGAGCGACCGGCAAGTACTGTACAATCGGCGATTCCACAAAACGAGAGCGTAACGATTCAAGTACGCCGGAACACGCACTCGGCTTCGTACGAAAGCGAACGTGGAAGTGAGGTCAGAAGAGGAGAAGAAAGTCGTAATAATGTCCCCACATCGCCAATAGAAATGGAATCATCGAACGAAGAGGATACGCCCCCGACGCCTTCGCAGTCGAATACTGTATCGTCCCGCATCGAAGCACAAACTTCAGCGAACGTTGAGGGATCATTGAAAGATCCCATGGAATTTCATCCTTGGTCAACACGAGCCAATACTGTAGACGCTGTTAGATTTAGACACAGATGCAACGAACCTCCTCCTTCCCGTCCTCCTCCAGTTGCCGTTCACGGTCCACCGATCCCTCTTCCGCCGCCTTTTCCTTCGCCCTCTTCCAGCTCACTCTCGCAACCGACAGCTTCCATTTCGAGCACTTCCGCGATGCCGTCAACGACCTCGACGTCAAATGAGGCCTCGACTTCGTCTCACGAGGGTGAACTCTCCAAGCGAAAACGCTACCTTAAAGGACTTCACAATGCTCTGCGAACTATCAACAGTGAAGTGGGTCAAGCGAGAATTGACAAATCGAATCAACGATCGCGAGAGAACAGCAACACTCTGGAAACAGCGACGCCCAACACCACCACACTCTTCAATCTCGGAGCCCGATTAAAATCCGACTCTGGTGCCCAATCTCGTATGGAACAACAACGTGATTCACCGATTCATAGAAATGTCGAAACACAAGGAACACCATCGACTACCCCAACTCCTGAAACCACGAGCACATCTAGCAGCAATGATTCCACTTCTGCAAACAGACCGTCTTTGGGATCAACTAATGCTAATGAAAATACGGCGGAAAAGACTGGTCCATCGTGGGGACAATCGAGCAGACATCCTCTGTTCGACGAACCATGGTGCAATCGTATTCTTCCCG CAGTTGAAACTTCATCGTCGAGTGACGAAGCTGAATCTCCATCCGAGCAACAGATCCATTCGCAGCCAGAAAGTTCAGTATCCCAGCGTCTGCCAAGTACTTCAGGTTTCACGGTGTCGTATCGATCGGCTTTTCAACCGAGTCAACCGCGTCCTTTTGATCCTTGGGCACGTGGTTCAACAGACGCGGTTAATCGGAATTTTCAAGGTTCCTATCCCTCGGTAGATTCTTTATTCCCAAATCCGAATAACGTGAATAAAAGATGGCTAGATTTTGCGAAAGTCACTTCGGAGGAGCTTTCACAGAGAGCTGGATCATCGAGCCAAAACGCTGAAAATTCTGCAACGTCACCAGCTGCGTCAGCTCAAGTTCCGGGAAATGAGGAAACAACTACTAACGGCGGGGTAatagacgacgaagacgacgaagaagtTGATGAACAGAATTCTGGGAATGTGGGAACTTCATCGAGCTCTCCGAGAGCTGACGGACCATTCGAAGAAGTGGAAGTAGCGCTCGAAGAGTTGGCTGAAACTCTTGAGCCAGGAAGTGATGTACATCGAAGTATTCGATCGCTTTCACGACGATTAGATATGTTAAGGGAATCGATACTTGACAACATTGAGAACGAAAACAATAACGCCAGTGGTAGGAGCACCAGTAATCGAGTTAACCCAATTATTATGAGACATAATAATCACAACAGcaacaataataacaatggCAACAACAACAGTAATAGCCACAATAatagcaacagcaacaacactAACAACGTCGGTGACGAAGAGAGTGGTGAGCAATCGGGCTATTGGCTGCTGGAAGAGAACAGTAATTCTGATTCAATCGAGGAAATCGCAAACGCCGAGCCTGGCACGAGTACAGGTACAAATTCGAGAAACTGGACAAGTCGTTGGATACCTTTAGTGTCTGATGTGCCGAGTGGTCAGTCAAGGAACGATAACCCAGCGAGGAACACCGATCGGGAAAGAGGAGAAAATCGTCAAGAAAATTTGTCCGAGAGAGATTCTCTTCCAGATCTCAATCGACTGTCACCCGTAATCGTGAATTCAACGCGTTATGAACAACCCCCGTTATTCCCTTTCTCGAGCCTACGAgaaaatcaactgaaaaagcGCGAAGAAGAAAACCGAAGAAGAACAGCGACGGCTGAGAATGGAGAAGAATCTCGTTCGCCTGGAGCGAGAGCTACTACGTCGTCATCTTCTTCAGGCATGCCTTCGACttctagggaaaaaaatcaaaggaaTGACGGTCGCGAGGACTGCAGACTTTCGCAACCTTCCTCAAGCAGAGCCTCAACTTCATCGCACACTGGAATTCATCGAGCGTCTCACGTGAATTCATCAGCTGGCAAAAGTTTTATCAAGTGTGCTTGTAGAATGTGCATAAGGGCTCAGGTTCGTTTGTTAAGACGAATTGGCATATCGATCAATCGAATGGCATCCGGTCAATCGTACGAGCCCGAAGAAACTGGAGCTCGTGAAACGGGCAGGAGTAATATGAGGTCCGAAGATACAGGCTTTCGAGGCTGGACACCGCGAAGGCCCGGACCATTTTGCGGCAGTGGTATCGCACGAACCGAAATATTCCGTCTCTGTCACATCAGAATGATGTGGTCAAATCTTTTTACTCAAATATGCGCGTTAATCGTTGCATGCGATGTGAATGAGGAAAATAATCCGGGCACAAGCGCAGCTTCTGCAGAATTAAACAGCGAGACAGGGACTCAAATGCCATCCTCGAACACAACTACGCAAAATATTGATAACGCAAATGGTGGAGTCTCCGGAACAACTTCAAATACAAAGACTCGAGGTATGCGGCCTGATGTACACGATGAAATCCGTATCTTGAGAAATATATTCGAAAGGTATCGGTCTCTCGAGGAAAATCAACCAAGTACGAGTACCGCCGCGACGTCCAGCAATTCCGCAAATGATGTTCCTTCCACCTCCGCAGGAACGAGCTCTCATTTAGAACAATTATTGTCTGGGGatatagaaaaattattgTCTGGGTTTTCTCCGGGGGTCGCACGTTGGTTTAGACGTTATTGGAACTGGCATCTTCTCTATAAATCATTGAACAGTGAACGAAGTAACGTTCCTACGCTCAACATTGATCAACCTTCGACTTCGAGCACTTCTACTAGCTCCAATAATCAAGAATGCGCTCAAAAACCTGTGAcaaattataaaaaagtacTTTTGGCCAATTATAAAAGAGAGAACAGTCAGATTGACGGTGAATCTCCGATGGGTGCAACGAATTCCGAGAACTCGAGCGAGCGTGATAATGCGAGTGATATTCCGACCAAGCGAATGAAAATGGAGACGAACGAGAATGCCAGAAAAGAGGCTCAAACTGAAGAAAgcttgaataataaaaactgGAAATATTCCATTAAATTGCAGTTGCAAAAGTGTGAACACATACTAACGAGCATCCATCACACGTATTCGAATACCGCAGAGCGTCCTTCTACCAGCAGAGAGACCAACGTTCAGTTACCGTTCATGGCCCATTTGATTTCCAAGTTGTCCAGAACTCAAGAAGATAATGTTCCTGCTACGAGTTCACCGGGTCCAAGCACTTCCGAAACGTTAACCAACGACGGTGTAAATTCTTCTTCCCCTGAAGATGTTGCTGGTTCGTCAAAAGTCCCGACATTATCGCGTCCGGAAGAAGATGCGGCCGGCTGCTCTCACCAGGATACTTCCACTCGGCATCCTGCGACGTCCAGCTGTCAACGTAGTTGGGCGGAAAATCTTCATACAAAAAATCCACTCAGACATCGAGCCGAGACTAAACGTCGTGCTCAATC CGATACAAATGAGGCTTCGACCAGCCAATCAACAGTGACTAATTCAAACAATAGATCGGGATTAATAACGTCTTGTTACTTTGCTACGATGATTTCAACGTTAAAGACATTAATCGCGCAGAACCGAACATTCCCAACGGAATCTACTGACGATGGATACCCATGGGCGAGATATTTGAAAGACGGATGGAGAGATTCTATGCAACGACGTAATGCAAC AGCGGAGGTATATAGGATTATTCGACGCTTGACTGAATtctttgagaaagaaaaatctcgGAGTAATTTCAACAGCAATATCGTTGAGCAATTTCACC aatcatttattttactgAAATTGGCGGAAGAATTGATGGAGTTACTGGTGAGTCAGTGGACCAGAGAAATAGAACAGGAATCTTGTCAGCCGACATCACGTGCTCGAACCGAAAACGAGAGCGAGTCCAGAGGCTTTTCACCACGTCGAAGCTCGTCTTCGATCACCTCCACTTCAGGTGGCAGAAATCCACCCTCGGTATTTTCGAGTTTGAGGTATCAGAGTTGGgaagacatttcgaacagggAGAGAGCAAATTCTCGACGAGGAACTGTCAACGATCCTCCACCTCGTATCCGATTGCCACCCGATTTTCTGGAATCTCTTCGTGACTCTTCGGAATCACCGCATAGGCGACCAGTTCGTTCGCCCGAACGTGGCCCGGCTATCAATAACCCGACGACTCATAGTCGCGAGGAAAGCCGATCGTCGTTTGCGGGTTTTCTGGATTCGGTTCTTGGTAGCTCATCAGGATGGAGGGAGAGATTAAATCTTCGACAAGGGATAAACAGCAACCCTCCGCCTCGTAGGCGATCGCAACCGAGTTTTCTGGAATCTTTTCTCTATCCGGGATCCCCGCGTAGACGACTGGTTCGGTCGCCTGAACTTGTTCCTCCCATCACTGACGTGTTGACTCATAATCGTGAAAGAATCGGATTTAATGTGCCAATCGTACAAGTCAACAATGTACCCGTTAATTGGAACAGTGCTTCGAACTTCATGTTTCGAAGCGTTCGAGAACGTCATGAAGAAGCATCTGCTCCTGCTTCCCACAATAATCACGTCGTGAATCAACGCTGGAGACGACTCACCGATCCTATACGTCGCCATATAATTCCACCGGAG ACTCGGCGACAACGATTTTTGGAGGGAGGACATTGGATGCCAATGGCTTTCCGTGGACTCCTTCATCCCCCAGATGCACACGGTTACGGCGCCTACAGGTTAGCTACTGGAGCTGGAGGTGGAGGCGGAGGCGGAGGCGGAGGCGGAGGCGGAGGCGGAGGCCAAGATCCTGGTAACGACAGTGACGAAATGGAACTGAGAA ATCACATACCAACGAACATGCCCTACAACGGTGCAGACATTCAGAGCTACAGGGTTCAAGTCTGGGATTTTTCAGATGCCGAAATACCCGATCTGACAAATA CTGGAGGAAACGTCGTCGTGAGAGAATGTAGGATTCATAATGATGCTAGTATCGATATATCGTCAGACGGAAAATTGTTGGTTACACTTCTACCACCTAAAGACGTAGGCGAGTCTACATCTTTAG gAGTGTACAGTTTACAATGGGAGTCTCTGGGGGAGAAATTATACTCGGTAAAAGTTGACAAGACAGTAGTTTCGTTATCATTATCACCAACGAGAGAGCATTTGTTGGTTGGTTTGGCATCGCGACGAGTTCACACTCCGGCCCGATCGCTTCCGATGGCCTTTATTTACAAGTTGGTTCAACCGATGATGGAGGAAAAGCTTTTGATTCGTCCTGAATTCACGTCTTTTGCTGACCTTTGCAAACAACTTACGTTAAGACGTTTGAGAATGGATATTTTGACTACGCAGATAACAGAAAGACGCGTAAATAATGAGGAAGcggaagaagaggaagaagaagaggatgAGGAAGAACAACAAGAAAATTACGAGAATCAGTACGGAGAGCAAGAGCGCACCGACAATTCTTCGTGGAGAACTCGTAATCCTCGCCTTGAATCTGACCCGGACGATGACAAAGGAAGTATGATACTTTTGCGCGCATTGGTACAAAACAATCGAGAGACTGCTCGGAACGTCAGTCTAAATTGCATCCGATGGGCACCTCAGCCTGGCCAAGGAATGGTATATGCGACGAGTAATGGTCAACTCAATATTCTGCATTGA